A region of the Paracoccaceae bacterium genome:
CGTGATCAAGACCATGGGCTCGATCGACCAACCGCCCGAAATCCTTGGCAAGATGATCGGCGGCGCGCTGGTCGGCACCTTCCTGGGGGTGTTTCTGGCCTATGGGATCGTCGGTCCCTTTGCCACCCGCATGCGCGCGGTGACCGAGGAAGACGGGCACTTCTACCTGCTGATCCGCGAAGTCCTGGTCGCGAACCTGCACAATCATCCCGCCAACATCTGCATCGAGGTCGGCCGCCAGAACGCCCCGCACCATGTCAGGCCCAGCTTCTCGGACATCGAGGGTTCGCTGCGCGACCTGAAAACGGAGGCAGCTTGATGCGTCAGTCAAGCCGCCAGTTTGAAATCCTTGCGGAAGGGTGCCCGACTGTGGCGGATGGCCCGGAGCACGTTCACGCCACGTCGTGCGAGGGCGATGACTGCCTGGTTGTGGCGTTTGCCCTCGGCGCGCTTGCGGTCCTGGAAGGCGCGGCTGTCGGAGCGTCCGGGAGAGGCGAAGGCAGTCTGGCAGAAGACGCGCTTGAGGGCACTGTCGCCGCCGTCCGCGCGGCGCAGGAAGCTGGTCTTGCCGGACTGGCGCAGCACCGGGGCGAGGCCCGCGGCGGCGGCCAACGCGTCGGCGCTGTCGAAGCGGTCGATGCGGCCCACCAGAGCGATGAGCGTGGCGCTGAGCGTGGCGCTGAGCGTGGCACCCATCTCCGGCATCGAGAGGATGAGGGCCGCGTCAGNNNNNNNNNNNNNNNNNNNNNNNNNNNNNNNNNNNNNNNNNNNNNNNNNNNNNNNNNNNNNNNNNNNNNNNNNNNNNNNNNNNNNNNNNNNNNNNNNNNN
Encoded here:
- a CDS encoding transposase: DAALILSMPEMGATLSATLSATLIALVGRIDRFDSADALAAAAGLAPVLRQSGKTSFLRRADGGDSALKRVFCQTAFASPGRSDSRAFQDRKRAEGKRHNQAVIALARRGVNVLRAIRHSRAPFRKDFKLAA